Proteins encoded together in one Halorubellus sp. JP-L1 window:
- a CDS encoding phosphoribosylamine--glycine ligase has protein sequence MPSRNFLFVSADAALITDLAWQVHKEGHDVRYYIEAESDKEIGDGFVPKTDDWRAEVEWADVIIFDDIWVGSDIGTGKLAQELREQGEAVVGGTPNTDHLEEDRGYAMEILEEHGVNTVEHHIFHDFDAGIQHVQENPAPYVIKPLGEVQNVKRLLYVGNEDDGSDVVDVLRAYKKAWGHRMKGFQLQRKVEGVEIAICGFFDGNEFIDHVNFNFEHKKLFPGNIGPQTGEMGTSMFWAGQNKLFKETFGKLEDWLADEGYVGSIDINCIVNEAGIYPLEFTPRFGYPTIALQEESIESSTGEFFYDLAHGNTPELAVHNGYQIGVRVVLPPFPFDDEKTYDENSRNAAVVFETESRDGIHLEDAKKVDGQWRAAGDNGMPIVVTGKGETMHAAREQAYDRIDDIVMPNMYYRDDIGERWSDGEGDRLQAWGYLGPGGK, from the coding sequence ATGCCTTCGAGGAACTTCCTGTTCGTATCCGCCGACGCCGCACTGATCACCGACCTCGCGTGGCAAGTTCACAAAGAAGGCCACGACGTCAGATACTACATCGAAGCCGAGAGCGACAAGGAGATCGGGGACGGGTTCGTGCCCAAAACGGATGATTGGCGCGCGGAGGTCGAGTGGGCCGACGTAATCATCTTCGACGACATTTGGGTGGGCTCGGACATCGGGACAGGCAAACTCGCTCAGGAACTCCGGGAGCAAGGCGAAGCTGTCGTCGGTGGGACGCCGAACACCGATCACCTCGAAGAAGATCGCGGCTACGCGATGGAGATCCTCGAAGAGCACGGTGTCAACACCGTCGAACACCACATCTTCCACGACTTCGACGCCGGCATCCAGCACGTGCAGGAGAACCCGGCTCCGTACGTCATCAAGCCACTTGGAGAAGTCCAGAACGTTAAACGACTGCTCTACGTCGGGAACGAGGATGATGGCAGCGACGTCGTAGACGTGCTCCGTGCCTACAAGAAGGCGTGGGGGCACCGGATGAAGGGGTTCCAGCTCCAGCGGAAAGTCGAAGGTGTGGAGATTGCCATCTGCGGGTTCTTCGACGGGAACGAGTTCATCGACCATGTCAATTTCAATTTCGAGCACAAGAAATTATTCCCAGGAAACATCGGTCCCCAGACCGGCGAGATGGGAACGTCGATGTTCTGGGCCGGCCAGAACAAATTGTTCAAAGAGACCTTCGGGAAACTCGAGGACTGGCTCGCCGACGAGGGCTACGTCGGGAGCATCGACATCAACTGCATCGTGAACGAGGCCGGGATCTATCCGTTGGAGTTCACGCCGCGGTTCGGGTATCCGACGATCGCGTTACAGGAAGAGTCCATCGAGTCGTCTACTGGCGAGTTCTTCTACGATCTCGCGCACGGCAACACCCCCGAACTAGCGGTCCACAACGGGTACCAGATCGGCGTTCGGGTCGTCCTGCCGCCGTTCCCGTTCGATGACGAGAAGACGTACGATGAGAACTCTCGAAACGCAGCTGTGGTGTTCGAGACGGAAAGCCGAGACGGAATTCACCTAGAAGACGCGAAGAAGGTGGATGGCCAGTGGCGGGCGGCCGGGGACAACGGGATGCCGATCGTCGTGACGGGGAAGGGAGAGACGATGCACGCGGCGCGCGAGCAGGCGTACGACCGGATCGACGATATCGTGATGCCAAACATGTACTATCGCGACGACATCGGCGAGCGGTGGAGCGACGGCGAGGGCGACCGCCTGCAAGCGTGGGGCTACCTCGGACCAGGTGGCAAGTAA
- a CDS encoding DUF4112 domain-containing protein, translating into MAGTEMDPFADPYDGPIPDGVDEAAVARMRTVARVLDEAVRVPGTDFEVGLDPLLGVVPGVGDVIAGGLSLYIVLESARLGVSYTTLVSMLANVTIDVATGTIPYVGPVVDAFWKSNRRNLALALDDLAEGASETLFADAADAAGVGPSTETGFGDATAEDATDEPIEIPIESEDE; encoded by the coding sequence ATGGCTGGAACCGAGATGGACCCGTTCGCGGACCCGTACGACGGACCGATCCCCGACGGCGTCGACGAGGCGGCCGTGGCGCGGATGCGCACGGTCGCGCGCGTGCTCGACGAGGCGGTGCGGGTCCCCGGGACCGACTTCGAGGTCGGCCTGGACCCACTGCTCGGCGTGGTGCCTGGCGTCGGCGACGTGATCGCTGGCGGGCTGTCGCTGTACATCGTCCTGGAGTCGGCGCGTCTCGGCGTCTCGTACACGACGCTCGTGTCGATGCTCGCGAACGTCACGATCGACGTCGCCACCGGCACGATCCCGTACGTCGGGCCGGTCGTGGACGCGTTCTGGAAGTCGAACCGTCGGAACCTCGCGCTCGCGCTCGACGACCTCGCCGAGGGCGCGTCGGAGACGCTGTTCGCGGACGCCGCGGACGCGGCCGGCGTCGGCCCATCGACCGAGACCGGGTTCGGCGACGCGACGGCCGAGGACGCGACCGACGAACCCATCGAGATCCCGATCGAGTCCGAGGACGAGTAA